The genomic window GGGAGCCTTCCCAGAGATCCTTCTCGGTTCGGATCAGGAAGGCCACGTGCTTGATGTTTTCCATGGTTGTCCGATCCTCCTCCTAGAAGACGATGTAACGGTCGCAGTCCTCGATCAACTCGCCATGCCTGGCCTGGGTGGCGTAGTCCTTTTCGTCGATGCCCGGAACCGGCGGCTTCAGATGGTGGCTCTCGAATCCGACGTTGCACAGGGCCATCTTGGCGAGGCCTTCGAGTTCGCTGAATCTGGGGTCCTGCGTGAGCAGGGTGCCCGTATGGGTGAAAAAGATCGAGACCTCCACGTCTTTCCGGCGGGCGGCGAGGCACAGGTCGATCAGCTTGTCCAGATGCTGGTCGGAAGTGACGAAGACTCCGAGATGCTTGCCCATGAGTGACTCCTTTTCCGGATGGAGACTACTTCACTTTGATGTAGAAACGGCTGAATCCTTCATCTTGCTTTTCGCCCAGATATTCATTGCCGGACCGCTTCGAGAAGGCGGGGAGGTCGTTGCGGGTGCCGGGATCGGTGCCGAGGATCTCGAGGATCTGGCCGGATTTCATCGTGCCGATCAGCTTCTTGGTCTTGAGGATCGGCATGGGGCAGCTTAGGCCGCGGCAATCGAGGGTCTGGTCGGGGGTTACGTTGTCTACCATGATGTGTTCCTCCTTCGGATATAATAATCATGAAACGGGTCTTCGTTTTTCATCGGAAAAGGCACGCTTGCGGCTTTCCCGGAATCAGACTCAAAGGTTTCTCTCCCTGCAATGGTCTACAACTCGACGGTGAAGGCGTCCGTTTCCTCGTTCCAGGTAGCGGCTACGTAATAGGCGAAGAGAAACACCAGCAACAGGATGACGGTCCACCGGTACGTCAGGAAATCAGGCAGGAAAACGCGGTGGCCCATGATTTTGTTCAGGCCCTCCGATGTCATCATCCAGAGCTTGAAAAGCGAGGTCGAGAGCGCAAAGAAGACCACGGCGATCATGAGTTTGATCTGGCCTTCACCGGCGCGCCAGACCGAGCCGCTGCCGCAGCCTCCCGCCACCACCATGCCGACGCCGAAGATGATGCCGCCCACGAGGCCCCCGAACCAGAAGGCCTGGGGCACGTAGACCGATTCCTCCCGCAGGCCGGTCCACTTGAGGGCCGCAAAGCCGACGACGCTGATCATGAGGCTCAGGGCGATGGCACGAGCCACCTCTCCTTCGCCCGTCATGAAGGGGTCTCTGAAGCCGCGCACGAAGCAGAAGCGGCAGCGTTGAATGATGATTCCAAAAGCCAGCCCGCACAGGAGCAGGCCCCCCTCGCGGGTAAGAGCCTCGCGGCTGTAGGCGATGGATGCCGCGACCGCTCCGATGAGCACCAGGACCCCCAGATAGGGGGAGAGATCGCGCAGATGGAGGCCGCCCTTATCTCCCTCGCCGGCCGGGGCGTTTCCACTCGAGCCCGAGGGCAGGTGCTCCAGTTCCCAGTAAAGGTAGCGTATCCCCAGGTAGGCGCCGATGAAGAGCCCGATCATCATGGCAAGGCCGCTCAGCGACAGCGCGCTCAGGGCGGTGTAAAAGCCGCCGACATTGCACCCGCCTGCCATGGCGGCCCCCACGCCCATGAGGATGCCTCCGACGACGCCTTTGGCCAGTTCGAGCGGCGGGGCCATCCGCAGGGCGAACTGTTTCGAGAGGAGCGCCGATGCGAAGGCGCCCCACAAAAGGCCTATGGTCAGGATGGAGTTGGTGGCGGTGACGGGGGAGGTGGTGGGGAAGGGATAGATGCCTACGGCACTGAAAAACCAGTCGCCCCAGTTGCGGAGTCCGCCTGCCACCCCCCAGGGCCTGGCCCAGGCAAAGGTGATGACGCTCATGATCCCGATGAGCACTCCGCCCAGCCAGATAGGCCAGTTTTCGTAGAAAACGGCATGGTAGCCACGCCTCAGGATGCCGACAAGAACCGGGTTTCCTCTCTCCTCGCTCATGGTCTTTTCCCCCTGACGCTAGCAGCCTTCATCGTGCATGATCCGAAACTCCCCCGGTTTCGGAGGCGCAGGCATCGCCGGCTTGGGGGGCGGGGGCGGCGGCGAGGCTTCCCCGCCGATGTCCTGCGGACCCTCTGTGCGTTGGGAGGCCGATGGGAACGTCAGATCTGCGTTCTGCTCCACCTTTTCGGCCAGGCCGAAGAGGACCGCCTGGTCATAATAGCGCCAGGCCTTCAGAGAGGATGGATCGGCCTGCACCGCCTTGCGGAAGAATTCTTTGGCGTCGAGATACTTACCGCGCGCATACGCCTCCTGGCCGAACCGCAGCATTCGTTCGCACTGCTCTTTGTCGACGCATGGGGTTTTTTCATCGGCCCTGGCGGCCGGAGGCAGGATCAACAGGCAAGACAGGAGCAACATACCCGGCAAAAACAGCCAGAATCCGGCTTTCATAGGCTGCACCTCCATGGTTTGGTTGAACATCAGCGCCCCGGACGGGATTCGCGAATCCCCTGCTTCCGGGCTGCATCTCGACGTGTGATCGAGGGGCAACGCCTTCTATCGGCTGCCTGGCCCCGAGGACCAGCGCGGCAGATCATCCGTCAATGGACCAGCCCGTACACCGGGCCCTGGGAAAAGGGCGGCTGGTCGTTCATCGCAACGATGACGGGTGCATCGAAGCCGGCTGATGTGCGGCCTCTTCTCGGGATAGGCGTTTGTTTTTCAAGCACAAAAACTTACTTTTAACGAAAAACGGTTCAAAGGTCAACCCCGATATCACCGGCAGCACCCTGGAGGGCGGTCAATTCAGGGAATGGGGCATTCCCCGGTAATTGAACGAAGTTCCTTTGGGATCTACTCCTCGGGTCGTCTCAGGCCAGATAGCGGATTGATTCCGCTCGATCCAGGAGTGATAGCATCGGGACAGCCCGGGATCTTTCATGATCCAGGTTTCGCCGATGAGTTTCAATTCTTCGATCATTTTCCAGTAAAAATGCATGAGCCCTCCTTGTGGATGATGAAAAAAATGGTTTGGTCCGCCTGCCTTCGGAAGGGGTATCAGCCGCATCTCCCGATGCTCACAGCGAGCTCTATAGCAGATACGGAGTCGACAATCAAGCCGTATCTTGTGTTTTGATCATCTAGAATTCCTGTATGTTGTGCTTCTCCATGCGGCGCGCCGGGCAAGGGGCTTTCATGTCCAGGTGATGGTCGAAAATACCAGGATGCTGCGGCCTTTAGGCGGCGGTGCTGCCTGTCCTGATCCATCGAGCCTGACGGCGGCGGGGTCACAAATCTCCGGCTCGAGGGCCGCCCCGGGCCCGCAGGGCATCAGGCCATGAAACGGGCCATAAGCGGAATGGCCACGAAGGTGCCGAGGGAGCTGCCAAGGTTCGTCATGACGACGATCAACAGGATACGGGTGATCTTGTTGGTCCAGAAGCCTCTGATGGTCACGATATCTTCTGAAAGCCGTTCAAAGTCGCTCACCTTCGGCTTGTTCAGGAAGATCTGGACCAGCCCGGCGACCCATCCGGCGGCGATCATCGGGTTGAGGGACGTGAAAGGTGCGGCGATGACCGCCGTCAGGATCGTCAGGGGGTGGGCGAGGGCCAGGGCGGCACCCAGGCCGGAGAGCCCCGCGTTGGCCAGCACCCACGTCTTGATCATGTCGGTGCCGCCGGTCTTCCCTGAGTAAAAGAATCCAAGAACGATCAAAAGCAGGACCAATGCCGGGATGCCCCATTTCAGAATCCCTGCCAGCGGACTGCGAGGCGGAACGACTTCGAGATCCTCGAGCCGGATGGTCTGCTCCCAGGCCCGTTTGATGCCGGGGACGTGTCCGGCGCCGACGACGGCGACCACTTTGCCGCCGGGG from Desulfatiglans anilini DSM 4660 includes these protein-coding regions:
- a CDS encoding DsrE family protein translates to MGKHLGVFVTSDQHLDKLIDLCLAARRKDVEVSIFFTHTGTLLTQDPRFSELEGLAKMALCNVGFESHHLKPPVPGIDEKDYATQARHGELIEDCDRYIVF
- a CDS encoding sulfurtransferase TusA family protein — encoded protein: MVDNVTPDQTLDCRGLSCPMPILKTKKLIGTMKSGQILEILGTDPGTRNDLPAFSKRSGNEYLGEKQDEGFSRFYIKVK
- a CDS encoding YeeE/YedE thiosulfate transporter family protein — its product is MSEERGNPVLVGILRRGYHAVFYENWPIWLGGVLIGIMSVITFAWARPWGVAGGLRNWGDWFFSAVGIYPFPTTSPVTATNSILTIGLLWGAFASALLSKQFALRMAPPLELAKGVVGGILMGVGAAMAGGCNVGGFYTALSALSLSGLAMMIGLFIGAYLGIRYLYWELEHLPSGSSGNAPAGEGDKGGLHLRDLSPYLGVLVLIGAVAASIAYSREALTREGGLLLCGLAFGIIIQRCRFCFVRGFRDPFMTGEGEVARAIALSLMISVVGFAALKWTGLREESVYVPQAFWFGGLVGGIIFGVGMVVAGGCGSGSVWRAGEGQIKLMIAVVFFALSTSLFKLWMMTSEGLNKIMGHRVFLPDFLTYRWTVILLLVFLFAYYVAATWNEETDAFTVEL